A genome region from Chryseobacterium sp. G0186 includes the following:
- a CDS encoding 3-oxoacyl-ACP synthase III family protein, translated as MMTKIIGVGNYIPSETITNLFFDKHIFLNEKGDLLKEDNASITDKLKKITGIEERRYADNTQVTSDLGLIAAQSAIQNSGIDPETLDYIIFAHNFGDVRFGTVQSDMVPSLAARVKHLLGIRNNFCVAYDVLFGCPGWIEGVIQANAFIKSGIAKRCLVIGAETLSRVVDIHDRDSMIYADGAGAVILENNDDESGIKSHLSASYTFKEKDYLYFGKTYNNEGCPDTKFIKMDGRKIYEFALVNVPDAMKKCLDNSGYSITQLNKIIIHQANEKMDEAIVSRFYQLYDTPVPENIMPMVISKLGNSSVATIPSLLTMILNGELEQHTIQKGDVVLFASVGAGMNINAFVYQF; from the coding sequence ATAATGACTAAAATTATTGGAGTAGGAAACTACATTCCATCTGAAACGATAACCAATCTATTTTTCGATAAACATATTTTTTTGAATGAGAAGGGTGATTTATTAAAAGAAGACAATGCATCCATTACAGATAAATTAAAAAAAATTACAGGGATTGAAGAGCGAAGATACGCTGACAATACACAGGTAACTTCAGATTTAGGTCTTATTGCAGCGCAGTCTGCAATACAGAATTCAGGTATAGATCCTGAAACATTAGACTATATTATATTTGCTCATAATTTTGGTGATGTTCGTTTTGGAACTGTTCAGTCTGATATGGTTCCCAGTCTTGCAGCAAGAGTAAAGCATTTATTAGGAATCAGAAATAATTTTTGTGTTGCCTATGATGTTTTGTTTGGTTGCCCGGGATGGATTGAGGGAGTGATACAGGCAAATGCATTTATTAAGTCCGGCATTGCAAAACGTTGTTTGGTTATTGGTGCCGAAACGCTTTCCCGTGTAGTGGATATTCACGATAGAGATAGTATGATTTATGCGGATGGAGCCGGGGCTGTTATTTTAGAGAATAACGATGATGAATCAGGCATAAAGTCTCACTTATCTGCTTCCTATACATTCAAAGAAAAAGATTATCTGTATTTTGGAAAAACCTATAATAATGAGGGCTGTCCGGATACAAAGTTCATCAAAATGGATGGGAGAAAAATTTATGAATTTGCTCTTGTGAACGTTCCTGATGCCATGAAAAAATGTCTGGATAATAGTGGATATAGCATTACTCAACTGAATAAGATTATTATCCATCAGGCGAATGAAAAAATGGATGAAGCAATTGTCAGCAGGTTTTATCAATTGTATGATACTCCGGTTCCTGAAAATATAATGCCTATGGTGATCAGTAAGCTTGGAAATAGCAGTGTGGCTACCATTCCGTCTTTACTTACTATGATTTTAAATGGTGAATTGGAACAGCATACCATTCAAAAAGGGGATGTTGTTTTATTTGCTTCTGTAGGGGCGGGGATGAATATCAATGCCTTCGTCTATCAGTTTTAA
- a CDS encoding LptF/LptG family permease has product MLKILDRYIIKTFFGPFFFIFSVLFFIFIVNIIWVQLGQFMGKGLSYWQILKLLFYLGVSVISMVLPLTILLASIMSFGEFGERYELAAMKAAGISLTRVMAPLLGVATILAIMLFFFSNNIIPDFQKKAKNMLFNIAQTKPALNFTPGQFIDQIPGYMVKFDKIYGENGENIEGVFIHKKANTYENQQSVVAEKGKFVPAANRNFLKLVLHNGYVFEDNFEGKGDNVRRKQPDQAIKFDTLVSHFDISEIINKAIEKEQITDDYRFETYNQLNQTIARSKKENELFFKNIGNDVLSQTNSAIAYMDKGNKHKVAPKSQIKIDTVKGDKKLEIIYNSYNRLENLKSTLESKKNEFSSNVKYFSKVVIYQQRILSYSVTCIIFFLIGASLGSIIRKGGMGLPVIIAIVIFIIFYIMNVGVENMSWSGKLNPYLAAWLPNLILFPFGVWMTYKALTDSQLFDAEKYKALFKPITKRFSKNKEHERYQ; this is encoded by the coding sequence ATGTTAAAAATACTAGACCGATATATCATAAAAACCTTCTTTGGACCGTTTTTCTTTATATTCAGCGTATTGTTTTTCATTTTTATTGTAAACATTATCTGGGTTCAGTTGGGGCAGTTTATGGGTAAAGGATTGAGCTATTGGCAAATCCTGAAACTTCTTTTTTACCTTGGGGTAAGCGTTATCAGTATGGTGCTTCCTCTTACCATTCTATTGGCAAGTATTATGTCTTTCGGAGAGTTTGGGGAAAGGTATGAGCTTGCGGCGATGAAAGCTGCGGGGATTTCTCTCACAAGGGTAATGGCTCCTCTTTTGGGGGTGGCAACCATACTGGCCATTATGCTGTTTTTCTTTTCCAATAATATTATTCCGGACTTCCAGAAGAAAGCAAAAAACATGCTTTTCAATATTGCCCAGACGAAGCCTGCTCTTAACTTCACCCCGGGACAGTTCATCGATCAGATCCCCGGATATATGGTAAAGTTTGATAAGATCTATGGAGAAAACGGAGAAAATATTGAAGGGGTATTTATTCACAAAAAGGCCAACACCTACGAAAATCAGCAATCCGTGGTTGCAGAAAAAGGAAAATTTGTTCCTGCAGCCAATAGAAATTTTCTAAAGCTTGTTCTGCATAATGGATATGTATTTGAAGATAATTTTGAGGGAAAAGGCGATAATGTAAGAAGAAAGCAACCTGATCAGGCCATTAAATTTGACACATTGGTTTCCCATTTCGACATCAGTGAGATCATCAACAAGGCTATTGAAAAGGAACAAATTACCGATGACTACCGTTTTGAAACTTACAATCAGCTGAATCAGACGATAGCAAGAAGTAAAAAGGAGAATGAATTATTCTTTAAAAACATCGGAAATGACGTGTTAAGTCAAACCAATTCCGCGATTGCCTATATGGACAAAGGGAACAAGCATAAAGTAGCTCCAAAGTCACAAATAAAGATTGATACCGTAAAAGGAGACAAGAAACTTGAGATTATTTACAATTCTTACAACAGACTTGAGAACCTGAAATCTACACTGGAATCCAAGAAGAATGAGTTCAGCTCTAACGTCAAATACTTTAGTAAGGTGGTTATTTATCAACAAAGAATACTATCCTATTCTGTAACCTGTATTATATTTTTCCTGATTGGGGCAAGTTTAGGATCCATCATTAGAAAGGGAGGTATGGGGCTTCCTGTTATTATTGCCATTGTTATTTTCATTATCTTTTATATCATGAATGTTGGGGTGGAAAACATGTCATGGAGCGGGAAATTAAACCCATATCTGGCTGCATGGCTTCCTAACTTAATCCTTTTCCCATTTGGGGTTTGGATGACCTACAAAGCACTTACAGATTCACAGCTGTTTGATGCCGAAAAATACAAGGCATTATTTAAGCCTATTACAAAGAGATTCTCGAAGAATAAAGAACACGAGAGATATCAATAA
- a CDS encoding LolA family protein — translation MKNIISKVILGSFVVGAVGMADAQKIDAKAKKILDDITANYNSKKNSYFKFSFGSGLNGQVTKTEPGIYYVAGDKYKLKIMDTEQIFDGNKIYNINADDMEVTIAKPNGSSTMFSPINYLTTYRNEYNVTYNGKKTVNGVNADFIKLTPIKSNGIQYVYLFVDSAKKQMVKLEQHGNNKDVAVIAIKEYKENQTLDPNMFVFDKNKFKNYVITEL, via the coding sequence ATGAAAAATATTATTTCAAAAGTTATATTAGGAAGTTTTGTTGTAGGTGCAGTAGGTATGGCTGATGCTCAGAAAATAGATGCAAAAGCTAAAAAGATATTGGATGATATTACAGCCAACTATAATTCTAAAAAGAATTCTTACTTCAAATTTTCTTTTGGAAGCGGCCTGAACGGACAGGTTACGAAAACTGAACCTGGTATCTATTATGTAGCAGGAGACAAATACAAATTGAAGATCATGGATACGGAACAGATCTTCGACGGAAATAAAATCTACAACATCAATGCTGATGACATGGAGGTAACCATTGCAAAACCTAATGGCAGCAGTACCATGTTCTCCCCTATCAACTACCTTACTACTTATAGAAACGAATATAATGTAACCTATAACGGTAAGAAAACAGTAAATGGTGTAAATGCAGATTTCATTAAACTGACTCCGATAAAATCAAACGGAATACAATACGTTTACCTCTTCGTAGATTCTGCGAAAAAACAAATGGTAAAATTAGAACAGCATGGAAACAACAAGGACGTTGCGGTAATTGCCATTAAGGAATACAAGGAAAACCAAACCCTGGATCCTAATATGTTTGTTTTTGACAAGAATAAGTTTAAAAACTACGTCATTACAGAACTTTAA
- a CDS encoding FtsK/SpoIIIE family DNA translocase, whose protein sequence is MDKKTQKKQTESPEKGRILSKPRIFFGLTFILFSAVLALSFISYLMNWKADQSQAGTMLDKSIQSSNIFGKVGDWLGNIFIFESIGIASFIIAFLFLVVGTLILKKKTFKPWKTIGHSLFFICWLPIFMGALTKGQGVLGGVYGFQIMDYLNSIIGAVGLWTVLAASILLYFILEFNLRPSSIKSKLDKINENTIGRVRSMMPDSNEDFEVDEELKEEEDSEEEKTPHVTVSDIPNPVSNNPINNSKEQEPVHPPKGFPEVSVSSNIETITTPNHTSFDDEPKEVSQPVSLNLSTKPVVPVSTPEEAFDIRPSTPAPIAPVAPAAPAQDNIKFNVEVAPVIDVLDDSDRKSQELIQKHGLYDHKLDLANFQMPPVDLLTDYGSEEISINQEELEENKNKIVGLLKNFNVGIAEIKATIGPTVTLYEIVPEAGIRVAAIKKLQDDIALNLSALGIRIIAPMPGKGTIGIEVPRKNPTMVSMRSVIASQKFQNTDMDLPVVFGKTISNEIFMADLSKMPHLLMAGATGQGKSVGINAILTSLLYKKHPSELKFVMVDPKKVELSLYSKIERHYLAKLPDAEEAIITDTNKVINTLNSLCVEMDTRYDLLKNAFCKNLKEYNKKFAERKLNPENGHRFLPYIVLVVDEFADLIMTAGKEVELPIARLAQLARAVGIHLIVATQRPSVNVITGMIKANFPARAAFRVISSVDSRTILDSPGADQLIGKGDMLYFNGNEILRLQCAFVDTPEVERLAEYIGEQKGYASAFILPEYVSEDSSSSSAGTFDPNEKDALFEDAARIIVSTQQGSTSMLQRQLKLGYNRAGRIMDQLEASGIVGGFNGAKAREVIISDLHSLEQFLEDLRN, encoded by the coding sequence ATGGACAAAAAGACACAAAAAAAACAGACTGAATCGCCTGAAAAAGGCAGAATTTTATCTAAGCCTCGTATTTTTTTCGGGCTTACCTTTATACTTTTCTCCGCTGTTCTTGCTTTATCATTCATCTCCTATTTAATGAACTGGAAAGCAGATCAAAGTCAGGCAGGAACCATGCTTGACAAGAGTATACAATCTTCAAATATATTTGGCAAGGTGGGAGACTGGCTGGGGAATATTTTCATATTTGAAAGCATAGGAATAGCTTCATTTATTATTGCATTCTTATTTTTGGTTGTCGGAACCCTGATTCTTAAGAAAAAAACATTCAAGCCTTGGAAAACCATTGGTCATTCTCTGTTTTTCATTTGCTGGCTTCCTATTTTTATGGGAGCACTTACGAAAGGACAAGGTGTTTTAGGAGGGGTCTATGGATTCCAGATCATGGATTATCTGAACTCTATTATTGGTGCCGTAGGTTTATGGACCGTATTGGCAGCAAGTATCCTTTTATATTTTATCCTTGAATTTAATCTTCGTCCAAGTTCCATCAAATCAAAACTGGATAAAATCAATGAAAACACCATTGGAAGAGTAAGATCTATGATGCCGGATTCTAATGAGGACTTTGAGGTAGATGAAGAATTAAAGGAAGAGGAAGACTCTGAAGAAGAAAAAACACCTCACGTTACCGTAAGTGATATTCCAAATCCTGTTTCCAACAATCCTATCAATAATAGTAAAGAGCAGGAACCTGTACATCCTCCGAAAGGCTTTCCTGAAGTTTCGGTTTCCAGTAATATTGAAACCATTACAACGCCTAACCATACTTCTTTTGACGATGAGCCGAAAGAGGTATCTCAACCTGTCAGCTTAAATCTTTCAACAAAGCCTGTTGTTCCGGTTTCAACTCCGGAAGAAGCATTTGACATCAGACCTTCTACACCAGCCCCTATAGCTCCTGTGGCTCCTGCAGCCCCTGCTCAGGACAACATTAAGTTTAATGTAGAAGTAGCACCGGTAATTGATGTATTGGATGATTCTGACAGAAAATCTCAGGAACTGATACAAAAGCATGGTTTATATGATCACAAATTGGATTTGGCTAATTTCCAGATGCCACCAGTAGATCTATTAACAGATTATGGAAGTGAAGAAATTTCCATCAACCAGGAAGAATTAGAAGAAAATAAAAATAAAATTGTTGGACTTTTAAAGAACTTCAACGTAGGAATTGCAGAAATCAAGGCAACGATTGGGCCAACCGTTACTTTGTATGAAATTGTACCGGAGGCAGGAATCAGGGTAGCAGCCATTAAAAAGCTTCAGGATGATATTGCACTGAACCTTTCCGCTTTAGGAATCAGAATCATTGCTCCGATGCCGGGAAAAGGAACCATTGGAATTGAAGTGCCAAGAAAAAACCCAACTATGGTTTCTATGCGTTCTGTAATTGCTTCTCAAAAATTCCAGAATACAGATATGGATCTTCCGGTGGTTTTCGGAAAAACGATTTCCAACGAGATTTTCATGGCAGACTTATCAAAAATGCCTCACTTACTAATGGCAGGTGCAACCGGACAGGGTAAATCGGTAGGGATTAACGCGATCCTTACTTCCCTACTCTACAAGAAGCATCCAAGTGAACTGAAATTCGTAATGGTTGACCCTAAAAAAGTGGAACTTTCATTATACTCAAAAATAGAAAGACATTATTTAGCGAAGTTACCGGATGCAGAAGAAGCCATCATTACGGATACCAATAAAGTAATCAACACCCTGAACTCTCTGTGTGTTGAAATGGATACAAGATATGATCTTCTGAAAAACGCCTTCTGTAAAAACCTAAAGGAATACAACAAGAAATTTGCAGAAAGAAAACTGAATCCGGAAAACGGACACCGTTTCTTACCTTATATTGTTTTGGTAGTAGATGAGTTTGCCGATCTTATCATGACTGCAGGAAAAGAGGTTGAATTACCCATTGCCAGACTTGCCCAGCTTGCCAGAGCCGTAGGAATTCACCTGATTGTTGCTACACAGAGACCCTCTGTAAATGTAATTACGGGGATGATCAAAGCCAACTTCCCTGCAAGAGCAGCTTTCAGAGTAATCTCCAGTGTGGATTCAAGAACAATTCTTGACTCTCCGGGTGCAGATCAGTTAATTGGTAAGGGAGATATGCTTTATTTCAACGGTAATGAAATTCTAAGACTTCAGTGTGCTTTTGTAGACACACCGGAAGTTGAAAGGCTTGCAGAATACATTGGTGAACAAAAAGGATATGCATCAGCATTCATTCTTCCTGAATATGTTTCTGAAGACTCTTCAAGTTCATCAGCAGGAACCTTCGATCCAAATGAAAAGGATGCATTGTTTGAAGATGCCGCAAGAATTATTGTTTCTACACAACAAGGATCTACTTCAATGCTTCAGAGACAGCTAAAATTAGGATACAACAGAGCAGGGAGAATTATGGATCAGCTTGAAGCCAGCGGTATTGTTGGCGGATTTAATGGAGCTAAGGCAAGAGAAGTTATCATCAGTGACCTTCATTCTTTGGAACAGTTTTTGGAAGATCTGCGTAATTAA
- a CDS encoding IS982 family transposase, with protein sequence MNSFTANYEKILQTLVKIESKMNFLNQIRKPQLSDLELISIDLTSEFMGIDSERDLFRKLPYNLSSRIERSVYNRRKRNLFSYRDSLRKKIAFKISVSDYYIVDSMPLEICKLSRSSRSTVCRENYFTSPDRGYCASQNSAYYGYKLHAVCTTEGVFTDFDLTQASVHDIHYLKDIKQLYQNCTILGDKGYLSIDYQRDLFTYNQINLEVPMRKNQHEYKPQAYIFRKSRKRIETLFSQLCDQFMIRRNYSKSFDGFKNRILSKIMALTVIQWINKLNNRNINNLKTRIA encoded by the coding sequence ATGAACAGCTTCACTGCAAATTATGAAAAAATATTACAGACTCTGGTAAAAATAGAAAGTAAAATGAATTTTTTGAATCAAATCCGCAAACCCCAATTGTCAGATCTTGAGTTAATCTCCATAGACTTAACTTCAGAATTTATGGGTATTGACTCGGAACGGGACTTATTCAGAAAGTTACCTTATAATTTATCCTCAAGGATAGAGCGAAGTGTTTACAATCGTAGAAAGCGCAACTTGTTTAGTTATCGGGATTCTTTAAGAAAAAAGATAGCGTTCAAAATATCTGTTAGTGATTATTACATTGTAGATAGTATGCCCTTGGAAATATGCAAATTAAGCAGAAGTTCCAGAAGTACAGTTTGTAGGGAAAACTACTTTACGAGCCCAGATAGAGGGTATTGTGCCTCTCAAAACAGTGCTTATTACGGGTATAAATTACATGCTGTATGTACTACTGAGGGGGTTTTTACTGATTTTGATTTAACACAGGCCTCTGTACATGATATTCATTATCTGAAGGATATTAAACAATTGTATCAAAATTGTACAATATTAGGCGATAAAGGCTATCTGAGTATTGATTATCAAAGAGACTTATTTACTTACAACCAGATTAATTTGGAAGTTCCCATGCGGAAAAACCAGCATGAATATAAACCACAGGCTTATATTTTCAGAAAATCCAGAAAGCGTATTGAAACTTTATTTTCACAATTATGCGATCAATTTATGATTAGAAGAAACTATTCGAAATCATTTGATGGCTTCAAGAACAGAATATTATCTAAAATAATGGCACTTACTGTTATACAATGGATTAATAAACTAAACAATAGAAATATTAACAACTTAAAAACTCGAATTGCTTAA
- the ccsA gene encoding cytochrome c biogenesis protein CcsA: MKKLQDILISTRTMAVLLLVYAFAMAYATFLENDYGTPTAKALIYEAIWFELIMVLLIINFIGNIGRYRLWKREKWPVLVFHLAFIFIFIGGAITRYISFEGTMHIREGETSNEIVTDKNFLKIQIEEKGDILDYQDIPYLMSPLHKDLSATYDFHGKEVKVIAKEYIQRKKDSLLAEPNGAEYLHLVSTGNTGRQNIYIKPGETKSINGTLVTFNRAIEGAVEFKKEGGKLFIKTPVDASFMTMATQATGSTVKDEFQPLVLRSLYTINELKLVVPEGLKKGKLLAIEGDRKKDANVPDMLQIELQGPKTKQIVDLSVEKGNPNAYKQITMDGLNIMVGFGPKVYNTPFALKLEDFVMETYPGSSSPSAYESHVKIIDEGKETPYKIYMNHVLNHKGYRFFQSSFDPDRMGTVLSVNHDFWGTLISYIGYGLLFLGMFIIFFWKGTHFWKLNKMLIDANKKKTKVAAVVLLFFSLGLNAQKIETHGTTDGSREHVHVEGDGHTHAPAPSAQPLDGAAPKQNSLATPMGKMRSISADEIIARNKINKEHADKFGYLLVQSFEGRIVPINTEALDVLRKLYKKDKFKGTDGKYLTANQWFLSINTDTPSWTMVPMIYVGSKGGDELKNKTKANDDGYTSLMNLFPADATGNLTYILDHDYNIAFRKKPAEQTNYDKEVIAVNERVQIFNEFFSGQFMRIVPVKNDANHTWHSWLDQKFEPDMESQQVMGPYFAEALSAQKTGDWSKADTELSKLSDYQQKWGKAVVPTKSKVDLEVFMNTADINFKLLIFYTIIGGLLLILGFVELFKSNKILTKIIKAIIAVGLIGYICHFLGLVARWYISGHAPWSNGYEAIIFISWVGISAGLFLYRNSNALIPAAGFMVAVIMMGFAHGGSALDPQITPLVPVLKSYWLIVHVAIITSSYGFFALSMIIAVISLVFYIISNKDTYKIHHDSTLKELVIVSEMSLTIGLFALTVGNFLGGIWANESWGRYWSWDPKETWAFISIMVYAFVLHMRLVPGLRSRWAFHVATMFAFCSMVMTYFGVNYYLSGLHSYAAGDPVPVPAWVYIGIATMIILSAVSYFKFKKLTKK, encoded by the coding sequence ATGAAGAAGCTCCAAGATATTCTTATCTCAACCAGGACAATGGCTGTATTGTTACTGGTTTACGCATTCGCAATGGCCTATGCAACGTTCTTAGAAAACGACTATGGAACTCCCACAGCAAAAGCATTAATTTATGAGGCAATATGGTTTGAACTGATCATGGTTCTGCTTATTATAAACTTCATAGGAAATATCGGAAGATACAGACTGTGGAAAAGAGAAAAGTGGCCCGTTTTGGTCTTTCACCTTGCCTTTATATTCATTTTTATTGGTGGTGCAATCACAAGATACATCAGTTTCGAGGGTACCATGCACATCAGAGAGGGAGAAACCTCCAATGAAATTGTAACGGATAAAAATTTCCTTAAGATTCAGATCGAGGAAAAAGGGGACATCCTTGATTATCAAGATATTCCTTATTTGATGTCTCCGCTTCACAAAGATCTGAGTGCAACCTATGACTTCCACGGAAAGGAAGTGAAAGTTATTGCAAAGGAGTATATTCAAAGAAAAAAGGACAGCTTATTGGCTGAGCCAAACGGCGCTGAATATCTTCACCTGGTTTCTACAGGAAATACAGGAAGACAAAATATCTATATCAAACCCGGAGAGACAAAATCCATCAACGGAACTTTGGTGACATTCAACAGAGCTATTGAAGGAGCTGTAGAATTTAAAAAAGAGGGTGGTAAATTATTCATTAAAACTCCTGTAGATGCGAGTTTTATGACGATGGCCACACAGGCAACCGGAAGTACCGTAAAGGATGAATTCCAACCGTTGGTATTGAGAAGTTTATATACCATCAACGAATTGAAGCTTGTTGTTCCTGAAGGTCTTAAAAAAGGAAAACTGCTGGCTATTGAGGGCGACAGAAAAAAAGATGCTAACGTTCCTGATATGCTTCAGATTGAACTACAGGGGCCAAAAACAAAGCAGATTGTTGATCTTTCCGTTGAAAAAGGAAACCCAAATGCTTACAAGCAGATCACAATGGACGGATTGAACATTATGGTTGGTTTCGGACCTAAAGTTTACAATACTCCTTTCGCATTGAAATTAGAGGACTTCGTTATGGAAACCTATCCTGGAAGTTCATCTCCAAGTGCTTACGAAAGCCACGTTAAAATCATTGATGAAGGAAAAGAAACACCTTATAAAATCTATATGAACCACGTTCTTAACCATAAAGGATACCGTTTCTTCCAGTCGAGTTTTGATCCGGATAGAATGGGAACAGTACTTTCTGTAAACCATGATTTCTGGGGAACCTTGATTTCATACATCGGATATGGTCTTTTATTCTTAGGAATGTTTATTATTTTCTTCTGGAAAGGAACACATTTCTGGAAGCTTAACAAGATGCTTATTGATGCCAATAAAAAGAAAACGAAAGTGGCAGCAGTAGTATTATTATTTTTTAGTTTAGGTCTGAATGCTCAAAAAATTGAGACTCACGGAACAACTGACGGAAGCAGAGAACATGTACATGTAGAAGGTGACGGACACACTCATGCTCCGGCACCGAGCGCTCAGCCACTTGATGGTGCTGCTCCAAAGCAGAATTCTCTGGCTACTCCAATGGGGAAAATGAGATCCATTTCTGCAGATGAAATTATCGCGAGGAATAAGATCAATAAAGAACATGCAGATAAGTTCGGGTATCTTTTAGTTCAAAGCTTTGAAGGAAGAATTGTACCGATCAATACAGAAGCACTGGATGTTTTAAGAAAACTATACAAGAAAGATAAATTTAAAGGAACAGACGGAAAGTATCTGACTGCCAACCAATGGTTCCTTTCTATCAATACAGACACGCCAAGCTGGACAATGGTTCCAATGATCTATGTAGGATCTAAAGGAGGTGATGAGCTGAAGAATAAAACAAAAGCTAATGATGACGGGTATACTTCATTGATGAACCTTTTCCCGGCTGATGCTACCGGTAACTTAACGTATATTCTGGACCATGATTATAATATTGCTTTCCGTAAAAAACCGGCAGAGCAGACCAATTATGACAAAGAAGTAATTGCAGTAAACGAAAGAGTTCAGATTTTCAACGAGTTCTTTAGCGGACAGTTTATGAGAATTGTTCCTGTGAAAAATGATGCCAACCACACATGGCACTCTTGGCTTGACCAGAAATTTGAACCGGATATGGAATCTCAGCAAGTGATGGGTCCTTATTTTGCAGAAGCACTTAGTGCTCAGAAAACAGGAGACTGGAGCAAGGCAGATACAGAATTATCTAAGCTTTCAGACTACCAGCAGAAATGGGGGAAAGCAGTAGTTCCTACAAAATCCAAAGTAGATCTTGAAGTCTTTATGAATACAGCGGATATCAATTTTAAATTATTGATTTTCTATACCATTATCGGTGGGCTTCTTTTGATCTTAGGATTTGTTGAATTATTCAAGTCTAATAAAATATTAACTAAAATTATCAAAGCGATTATCGCAGTTGGTTTAATAGGTTATATCTGTCATTTCTTAGGCCTTGTGGCGAGATGGTACATTTCAGGTCACGCGCCTTGGAGTAACGGTTATGAAGCGATTATCTTTATTTCCTGGGTGGGTATTTCCGCAGGACTTTTCCTTTACAGAAATTCCAATGCACTGATTCCGGCAGCCGGATTTATGGTGGCAGTTATTATGATGGGATTTGCTCATGGAGGTTCAGCACTTGATCCACAAATTACACCGCTTGTTCCGGTATTGAAATCTTACTGGTTAATTGTTCACGTAGCCATTATTACCTCAAGTTATGGTTTCTTTGCCTTATCAATGATCATTGCCGTAATCTCTCTTGTATTTTATATCATTTCAAATAAAGACACGTATAAAATTCACCATGATAGTACATTAAAGGAATTGGTAATCGTTTCTGAAATGTCATTAACGATTGGTCTTTTTGCTTTAACAGTGGGGAACTTCTTAGGAGGTATCTGGGCCAATGAATCTTGGGGAAGATACTGGAGCTGGGATCCAAAAGAAACCTGGGCCTTTATCTCGATCATGGTATATGCTTTTGTATTACACATGAGATTGGTACCTGGCTTGAGAAGCAGATGGGCATTCCACGTAGCAACAATGTTTGCATTCTGCTCAATGGTAATGACTTATTTTGGAGTAAATTACTACCTAAGCGGACTTCACTCATATGCTGCAGGTGATCCGGTTCCGGTACCAGCTTGGGTTTATATCGGAATTGCAACAATGATTATCTTATCAGCTGTTTCTTATTTCAAGTTTAAAAAGTTAACGAAGAAATAA
- a CDS encoding SPFH domain-containing protein, with the protein MEKTLKPISGYLTLVICLALFAAAVYFFISGVDQSIAYVVIAMLCFLLSCFFLKGLMIIQPNHSRVLNFFGKYVGSVKENGLFFINPLYSSQKISLRSENLQGQTLKVNDKMGNPIEIAVVMVWKVGDTYKAAFDVERYSDFVRMQSEAAVRHLAMSFPYDNLEDDHAPITLREGGDKINSILEQELTDRLSKAGIVIQEARISHLAYASEIAGAMLQRQQATAIVAARTKIVEGAVGMVDLALKKLSEENIVELDDERKAAMVSNLMVVLCGEKAATPILNAGTLYN; encoded by the coding sequence ATGGAAAAGACATTAAAACCCATTTCAGGTTATCTTACATTAGTGATCTGTTTAGCTCTTTTTGCAGCTGCTGTTTATTTTTTTATCAGTGGGGTAGATCAGAGTATAGCTTATGTTGTTATTGCAATGTTATGCTTTTTGCTTTCATGTTTCTTTTTGAAAGGTTTAATGATTATTCAGCCTAACCATTCAAGGGTGCTCAACTTTTTTGGAAAATATGTAGGCTCAGTAAAAGAAAACGGATTGTTTTTTATCAATCCTTTATATTCCTCACAAAAAATATCACTCCGTTCAGAAAACCTACAAGGGCAGACTCTGAAAGTGAATGATAAAATGGGAAATCCAATCGAGATTGCAGTCGTTATGGTGTGGAAAGTAGGAGATACCTACAAAGCTGCTTTTGATGTGGAAAGGTATTCAGACTTTGTAAGAATGCAGAGTGAAGCTGCCGTTCGTCATTTAGCCATGAGTTTTCCTTATGATAACTTGGAAGATGACCATGCGCCAATTACCTTGAGAGAAGGAGGGGATAAAATCAATTCTATTTTGGAGCAGGAACTTACAGATCGTCTTTCAAAGGCAGGGATTGTTATTCAGGAAGCCAGAATATCACACCTGGCTTATGCATCAGAAATAGCCGGAGCAATGCTTCAGAGACAGCAGGCGACTGCCATTGTAGCTGCAAGAACAAAGATTGTAGAAGGAGCGGTAGGAATGGTAGATCTTGCCCTGAAAAAGCTTTCAGAAGAGAATATCGTTGAACTTGACGATGAAAGAAAAGCAGCAATGGTAAGTAATCTAATGGTGGTGTTATGCGGTGAAAAAGCAGCAACCCCAATTTTGAATGCAGGAACTCTGTATAACTAA